From a single Rosa rugosa chromosome 7, drRosRugo1.1, whole genome shotgun sequence genomic region:
- the LOC133722581 gene encoding probable L-type lectin-domain containing receptor kinase S.5 — MSRMQFYSLQTFAFLLALLCCALIRAGCLNFSYPTFQDKVDEKDFILSTNSSIYLNAIQVTHDATHASINNESGRFLYKKRFRLWGDGRRNKASFSTMFNINISNKTNPGAEGLAFILTANSTLPENSNGQWLGIVNANSNGSDRAKIVAVEFDTSKSYEQDLDDNHVGVDVNSIYSLKQESLTRYGIRLSSSVSYAVTIQYDSQNLTIFVFHTKETGEQMKDQVLSLPLDLSDYLPEKVYVGFSASTGNNTQLNCIQSWNFTSSHIDENPNLLWVWIAIPAAAVMVLLAGVASYFYWRRQRENKLLEDAFPGIEDEIQSTAMAPKKFKLKELQKATGRFNPKNKLGKGGFGTVYKGLLGNKEIAVKRVSKDSRQGKQEFIAEVTTIGSLRHKNLVKLIGWCYESHELLIVYELMPNGSLDRFLFGNDKLGREMEEPPLSWKRRHSIISGVAQALDYLHNGCEKRVLHRDIKASNIMLDSDFTARLGDFGLARTLQQSEVTHHSTKEIAGTLGYMAPETFLTARATVETDVYAFGVLVLEVVCGRRPAGNQLEQSNYNNSIVYWLWDLYSRGKILDAVDSRLDGDTDEDDMVSVLTLGLACCHPNPHQRPSMRTVLKVLTREADPPSLPTERPAFVWPSMPPSFKKDTESDLDGGRLTPFTEISGR, encoded by the coding sequence ATGAGCAGGATGCAGTTTTATTCACTTCAAACCTTTGCATTCTTACTAGCTCTTTTGTGTTGTGCTCTTATTCGAGCAGGGTGCTTGAATTTCAGCTATCCAACATTTCAAGACAAAGTGGATGAAAAGGATTTTATCCTATCCACAAATTCAAGCATATATTTAAATGCCATCCAAGTCACTCATGATGCTACTCATGCTTCCATCAACAACGAATCTGGAAGGTTTCTATATAAGAAGCGATTCAGGTTGTGGGGAGATGGTCGTCGGAACAAAGCATCCTTTAGCACTATGTTCAATATTAACATCAGTAACAAAACCAATCCGGGTGCTGAAGGCCTGGCCTTTATCTTAACTGCCAACTCTACTCTTCCGGAGAATAGCAATGGACAATGGCTTGGAATTGTAAATGCAAATTCCAATGGATCTGATCGAGCCAAAATTGTGGCGGTAGAGTTTGACACAAGTAAAAGCTACGAGCAAGATCTCGATGACAACCATGTGGGTGTGGATGTAAATAGCATTTACTCTCTCAAACAAGAGAGTTTGACAAGATATGGCATCAGGCTTTCAAGCAGTGTCAGTTATGCAGTGACAATTCAGTATGACAGCCAGAACCTCACCATATTTGTCTTCCACACCAAGGAAACTGGGGAGCAAATGAAGGATCAAGTTCTGTCCCTTCCTCTTGATCTCTCTGACTATCTTCCGGAGAAGGTTTATGTGGGATTCTCAGCTTCCACGGGCAACAACACTCAATTGAATTGCATACAGTCTTGGAACTTCACCTCTTCACATATAGATGAAAATCCAAACCTTCTGTGGGTTTGGATAGCAATCCCAGCAGCAGCAGTAATGGTCCTCCTAGCAGGAGTTGCTTCTTACTTCTACTGGAGAAGACAGCGTGAAAATAAATTACTGGAGGATGCATTTCCCGGGATAGAAGATGAGATTCAAAGCACTGCCATGGCTCCAAAAAAATTCAAACTGAAAGAACTTCAAAAAGCAACAGGCAGGTTCAATCCAAAGAACAAGCTTGGAAAAGGTGGCTTTGGAACAGTATATAAGGGACTCTTGGGAAATAAAGAGATAGCAGTCAAGAGAGTCTCAAAGGATTCACGTCAAGGCAAGCAAGAATTCATAGCAGAAGTCACCACAATAGGCAGTCTTCGTCACAAAAATTTGGTTAAATTGATTGGATGGTGCTATGAAAGCCATGAGCTTCTTATTGTGTATGAGTTGATGCCAAATGGAAGCCTTGACAGATTCCTATTTGGGAATGACAAGTTAGGCAGAGAGATGGAGGAACCACCACTGAGCTGGAAGAGAAGGCACAGCATCATAAGCGGGGTAGCTCAGGCACTAGATTATCTTCACAATGGATGCGAGAAGAGAGTACTCCACCGAGACATAAAAGCCAGCAATATCATGTTAGACTCGGATTTCACTGCACGGCTGGGAGACTTTGGACTAGCTCGTACACTTCAGCAAAGTGAAGTAACTCACCACTCCACCAAAGAGATTGCAGGAACACTAGGTTATATGGCTCCAGAAACATTTCTTACAGCAAGGGCTACAGTTGAAACAGATGTCTATGCATTTGGTGTTCTTGTGCTAGAAGTCGTCTGTGGAAGAAGGCCAGCTGGAAATCAACTTGAGCAGAGTAACTACAATAATAGCATAGTTTATTGGCTATGGGATCTTTACAGCAGGGGAAAGATCCTTGATGCTGTGGACTCAAGATTGGATGGAGACACTGATGAGGATGATATGGTGTCCGTGCTGACTTTGGGGTTAGCCTGTTGCCATCCCAACCCACATCAGAGGCCTTCCATGAGAACTGTCCTGAAGGTTCTTACAAGGGAAGCAGATCCACCATCGTTGCCAACTGAAAGACCGGCTTTTGTATGGCCATCCATGCCTCCATCATTCAAAAAGGACACAGAATCTGATTTAGATGGAGGTCGACTTACTCCATTCACAGAAATCTCTGGAAGATGA